Proteins co-encoded in one Setaria viridis chromosome 9, Setaria_viridis_v4.0, whole genome shotgun sequence genomic window:
- the LOC117841122 gene encoding thylakoid lumenal 17.4 kDa protein, chloroplastic, with protein sequence MGSSCLASPAGAALCRPRRPRCRVACSAADAGGKSPEPAWFAAGGKNAGRLACGVLAAWAVASASNPVIAASQRLPPLSTEPNRCERAFVGNTIGQANGVYDKPLDLRFCDYTNEKTNLKGKSLAAALMSDAKFDGADMSEVVMSKAYAVGASFKGTDFTNAVIDRVNFEKADLTGAIFKNTVLSGSTFNDAKMEDVVFEDTIIGYIDLQKLCTNTSISADGRLELGCR encoded by the exons ATGGGCTCGTcctgcctcgcctcgccggccggcgccgcgctctGCCGCCCGCGGCGGCCGAGGTGCCGCGTGGCGTGCTCGGCGGCCGACGCGGGCGGAAAGAGCCCCGAGCCGGCGTGGTTCGCGGCCGGAGGCAAGAACGCGGGCCGCCTCGCGTGCGGGGTGCTCGCGGCCTGGGCCGTCGCGTCCGCGTCCAACCCCGTCATTGCCGCGAGCCAG AGATTGCCACCACTCTCAACGGAGCCAAATAGATGTGAGCGTGCATTCGTGGGGAACACAATTGGTCAGGCAAATGGGGTGTATGACAAGCCCCTTGATCTCCGGTTCTGTGACTACACGAACGAGAAAACTAATCTGAAAGGCAAGTCCCTAGCTGCGGCGTTGATGTCCGATGCAAAGTTTGATGGAGCCGACATGTCTGAAGTTGTCATGTCCAAAGCTTATGCTGTTGGTGCAAGCTTCAAAG GAACCGACTTCACAAATGCAGTGATAGACCGTGTCAATTTTGAGAAGGCCGATCTCACAGGGGCAATCTTCAAGAATACGGTTTTATCAGGATCAACCTTCAATGATGCTAAGATGGAAGATGTCGTGTTCGAGGACACAATCATCGGCTACATTGACCTTCAGAAGCTATGCACAAACACCAGTATCAGTGCAGATGGGAGATTAGAGCTGGGCTGTAGGTGA